A genomic segment from Candidatus Methylomirabilota bacterium encodes:
- a CDS encoding histidine kinase dimerization/phospho-acceptor domain-containing protein, with product MTEALEQQTATSEILRVISRSPMDYQPVFDTIVQHATRLCRGRFGTVYRFDGQLIHLAAHYNLTPEAVAALHEIYPTPNPTPNTRGLVGPAIREGRIVHVADVQAAYSGPSSRMASILGFHSQIVVPMLREDTCIGALSIAREERGLFPSIQVELLKTFADQAVLAIENVRLFREIEIKSRELEAASQHKSQFLANMSHELRTPLNAIIGVTDLLLEDARDLNRADEIEPLERVLRAGRHLLALINSILDLAKIEAGHMELELDDFHLSPAIDDTLLLMRERAGGRRLALERHVDGRVGEIRGDQQKVKQVLLNLLSNAVKFTPEGGRIDVRAALVDGTVEISVTDTGI from the coding sequence TTGACCGAGGCGCTTGAGCAGCAGACCGCGACGAGCGAGATCCTGCGGGTGATCTCCAGATCGCCCATGGACTACCAGCCGGTCTTCGATACCATCGTGCAGCACGCCACGCGCCTGTGTCGTGGCCGCTTCGGTACGGTGTACCGCTTCGACGGTCAGCTGATTCATCTGGCCGCGCACTACAACCTCACCCCCGAAGCGGTGGCAGCATTGCATGAAATCTACCCGACGCCGAACCCAACGCCGAACACGCGCGGTCTCGTTGGCCCTGCGATTCGCGAAGGCCGCATCGTGCACGTCGCTGATGTCCAGGCCGCGTACAGTGGGCCATCGTCGAGAATGGCGTCGATCCTCGGCTTTCACAGCCAGATCGTCGTCCCCATGTTGCGCGAGGATACGTGTATCGGCGCGCTCAGCATCGCGCGCGAAGAGAGAGGCCTCTTTCCGAGCATACAAGTCGAGCTGCTGAAGACGTTCGCCGACCAGGCCGTCCTCGCCATCGAGAACGTGCGCCTCTTCCGCGAGATCGAGATCAAGAGCCGCGAGCTCGAGGCCGCGAGCCAGCACAAATCGCAATTCCTCGCAAACATGAGCCACGAGCTCCGGACTCCGCTCAACGCCATCATCGGCGTGACTGATCTGCTGCTCGAAGACGCCCGCGACCTCAATCGCGCGGACGAGATTGAGCCGCTCGAGCGCGTCCTGCGCGCCGGACGCCACCTGCTCGCGCTCATCAACAGCATTCTCGATCTGGCGAAGATCGAGGCGGGCCACATGGAGCTGGAGCTGGACGACTTCCATCTCTCGCCGGCCATCGACGACACCTTGTTGCTCATGCGGGAGCGGGCGGGAGGGCGCCGCCTCGCTCTCGAGCGGCACGTCGATGGCCGGGTTGGCGAGATCCGCGGCGACCAACAGAAGGTCAAGCAAGTCCTCCTGAACCTCCTGTCGAACGCGGTGAAGTTCACGCCGGAGGGCGGTCGCATCGACGTGCGCGCCGCGCTCGTGGACGGCACCGTCGAGATCTCGGTGACGGATACCGGCATC